The following is a genomic window from Devosia neptuniae.
AGTTCATTACCTGGCTCCGCGCGCACAACGAGGCGCTGCCGATGGAGCGGCGGGCCGAGTTTCGCGGGCTCGATGTCTATTCGCTGCGCAGCTCGATCGCGGCCGTTCTGCATTATCTTGACCGGGTCGATCCGGAGGGGGCCGCCATGGCGCGGCGGCGCTATGGATGCCTCACGCCCTGGCAAAGCGAACCGGCCTGGTACGGCCGGGCCGTCGTAAGCGGAGAGCGTGACCCTTGCGAGGATGACGTCGTGGCCCAGCTGGAGGAGCTGTTGTCGCGCCAGTTCGACTATGCCGCCAAGGACGGCGAAGACTTTGCCGATGCGGCGCAAAATGCCCGCATCGTACGCGCGGCCGAGCAATATTACCGCATCATGTATCGCGGCTCGAACGATTCCTGGAACCTGCGCGACCGCCACATGTTCGAGACCCTGCAGCACCTGCTGGAGCGGCGTGGTCCCGACGCAAAACTGATCGTATGGGCGCATAATTCCCATATCGGCGATGCGGCCGCGACTGCCATGGGCTGGCGCGGCCAGTTCAATATCGGGGAACTCTGCCGCACTGCGTTCGGCGACAGCGCCGTGCTGATCGGGTTCGGCACCGACCGGGGCAGTGTGGCAGCGGCCGATGACTGGGACGCGCCGATGCAGATCAAGACCGTGCTGCCCTCCCGTCCCGATTCCTACGAGCGGGTGTTCCGCCATACCGGAATTGCCCGCTCGTTGATCGACCTGCGTGAACCCGGCGAAGTCCGCGAGGCGCTATCGCAGCCGCGGCTGGAGCGCGCCATCGGGGTGATCTACCGGCCCGAGACCGAGTTGCAGAGCCATTATTTCGAGGCGGTGCTGCCCGAGCAATTCGATGCCTATGTCTGGTTCGAGGATACCAGAGCCATTGCCCCATTGCCGAGCAGCCGGCCGCATGGTGTGCCCGAGACCTATCCGTTTGGAGTCTAGCCATGCGCGCGGCCGGCCGGCAGCGTCAAGGGGAGTTAAGCCCATGTTTGCGACATCAGCCCTGTTCACCGACCGCCGGGAGGCCGGACGGCGCTTGGCCAAGGCGGTTGCTGCCCTGGGGCTCAGCGATCCGATTGTCCTGGCGCTGCCGCGTGGCGGGGTGCCGGTGGCCCTGGAAGTTGCACTAGCCTTGCGGGCGCCGCTCGATCTGCTGCTGGTGCGCAAGCTTGGCGCTCCGGGACATGAAGAATACGGCATTGGGGCGCTGGTCGACGGCGCAGATCCGCAGATCGTGCTCAATGACGAAGCGATGGCGATCATCAAGCCGCCGCCGGACTATGTGGAGGCCGAGACACAGCGCCAGCTGATCGAGCTCGAACGCCGCCGCAAGGCCTATCTTGGTTCCCGCCAGGCGCTGCCGGTAAAAGGGGAAACCGTGGTCATCGTGGATGATGGCATCGCCACCGGCAGCACGATCACCGTCGCATTGCGCGCCTTGCGCAAGGCCGGCGCCGCCGGGGTGGTGCTCGCCGTTCCCGTGGCGCCGCTCGATACGATCGATCGCCTGCGCGAGGAGGCCGACGGGGTGGTGTGTCTCGCGACCCCAGAGCCTTTCGGCTCGGTCGGCCAGCACTATGTCAGCTTCGGGCAGACCAGTGACCAGGAGGTGGTCGATCTGCTTGCGGCAGCTGCTGCCGGCCGGCACGCCGGGTGAGATCGGAAGGCAGGCCCATGATGCCCGCTGTTCTAAACCCGGTCGCGGAGTGACCGGCGCAGCAATTGGGGCGATTGCCCCAGGACGCGCAGGAAGGCGCGCCGCATCCGGCCGGCATCCTTGAGGCCGATCTGGCGGGCGATTTCTTCCAGGCTGCTACTCCCGGCCTCGACGGCGTCGCGTGCAGCGGCAACCCGAAGCTGCTCGATGGCCTTGGCCGGTGTGGTGCCCATTTCGCGCAGAAAGGCGCGCGAGAAATTGCGCGGGCTCATTGCGGCGTGTTCGGCAAGCTGCTCGACCGTCAGCGCCTCGCCCAGATTTGCCCTGGCCCAGTCGAGCAGAGCCGCGAAGCGTCCGGATCGTCCGCCCAGCTCCAGCAGGCCCGAAAATTGCGATTGTCCGCCGGGGCGGCGGTTGTGCACCACGAGTTGCTGGGCGGTGCGGCGGGCGATCGAGGGGCCGTGATCGTCTTCGATCAGGGCGAGTGCGAGGTCGATGCCGGCGGAAATTCCGGCCGAGGTCCACATGTCGCCGTCGCGCGTGAAGATACGGTCGGGCTCCAGACGCACACGCGGGTAGTGGCGCCGGAAACGCTCGGTACTTTCCCAATGGGTGGTGGCCAAGCGCCCGTCAAGCCGGCCGGCCTCGGCCAGCAGGAAGGCCCCCGAGCACACGCTGGCGAGCCGGCGGGGGTGGATGGTTTTCAGCCAGTCCACCACGGCGTGGAAGGCGGCCATGTCCCAGACCAGCTGGCCACCCGAGACGATGATGGTGTCGAGTCCGTCCGTGCCGAGCGGCCCCGCCGCCAATTCGAGACCGCTGGAGCTGGTGACCATGCCGGCGGAGGGTGCCAGGATTTCAAGGGCATAACCATCCGGCACATAGCGGGACGCGATCTCGAATGCTGCCGTCGGGCCGACGACGTCGAGGAATTGAAAGCCTGGATGAATGACGAAACCAATGCTGCGCGGCATGGCCGTTTTTGCCCGATATATGTCATTTCGGACATAGTCGGTCGCAGGCTAGGCTGTCGTCAAGATGCGGTTCAGCGCAGGAGAGTGGCGTGCGGAAACGTGGGGTCGCGGGATGGGCATTGCTCGGTATTGCCATACTGGGGGCGGGCGGCTTTGGCATCTGGCTGGCATCCCTGCCGTCAGGGGGCGGGGCCGCGGCGCCGCCGGTGCCGGAGGCCGAGGCGGCCGCCATGCTCGAGACGCTGCGGCCCGCCAGTGCTGAGCGGCCGCTGATTGCCGTGATCGGGCTCAATGACGCGACCGAGACGACTGATTACCTCATACCGACCGGAATTCTGCGGCGGGCCAACATTGCCGATGTGCTGATGCTGGCAACGGGTCCGGGTCCGGTGCAGCTCTATCCCGCGCTCAAGGTCGAGCCTGATGCGAGCATTGCCGCATTCGACGCGGCGCATCCCGATGGCGCGGATTACGTGATCGTGCCGGCAATGAGCCGGGATGACGACCCGGCAGTCATGGCCTGGCTGCAGCAGCAATCGGCCAAAGGGGCCATCATCATCGGCGTCTGTGCAGGGGCCAAAGTGGTCGGCGCGGCTGGCTTGCTCGATGGCAAGCGCGCCACGACGCATTGGTATTATCTGCGCCAATTGCTGCAGCGCAACCCGACGATCGACTATGTCGCCGACCGGCGCTTCGTGGCCGACGGCAATGTCGTGACGACCACCGGTATCACCGCATCCATGCCCATGATGCTGACGCTGATCGAGGCCATTGCCGGCCCGCAAAAGGCCAGTGCGGCGGCACGTGACCTCGGGCTTGAGCATTGGGACGCGCGGCATGCCAGCAGCGCATTCCGGTTCACAAGGCCGTTCGCCACCACCGTGCTTGCCAATACGCTCGCCTTCTGGAATCGCGACGAGTTCGGCATTGCCCTGGAGCCGGGAATGGACGAGGTCTCGCTGGCACTGGTGGCCGATGCCTGGTCGCGGACCTACCGGTCCCACGCGACCACCTTCGCCGCTTCCATGGCGCCGGTCGTGACGGCCAATGGCTTGTCCATCCTGCCCGACCGGGACATGCAGGATTGGCCGGCGGCGGACAAAGTCTCGATATCTTCGGGCCAGAGCCCCGCCGCGGCGCTGGATCAAGGCCTTGCGGCGATCGCCGACCGATATGGCGAGGGCACAAAAAATGTGGTCGCCATGCAGCTCGAATATCCCCAATCCGACGCGATGCCGTGAGCAAGGCGATCGCGTCCCCGGAACGCTGCGGGTCAAAACCGCCGTTCCGGCCGCTGGATCGGTTTAGTTCAGTCCGCCGGACTATCCGGGTCGTCGATATTTTCTCCCTCCCAATAGCCGAGCGGGGTCAGCCGGCCGCCTTGCTTGAAGGTGCCATCGTAACGGTGGAATCCGGAGAGACCGACATCCACGCGGACGCGGCCGCTGTCGGGATATTCGATCACTTCGGCATTGGTATTGTTGGACAGGGCCAGATAGCGCAGCGGCTCGCTGCCGGTATTGATAAGCTGATGGGCCGCCCCGGCCGCCGGAGCCCCCAGGCAATCGCCCTGCCGCACCGGAATGCGGTCATCGCCGAAGCGGTATATCCCCTGGCCTGAAAGGATGAAGAACAGCTCATCGGACGTGTGGTGGCGATGGAACGGCATCGACGTCTTGCCGGGCGGAACGACGAGATAATTGACGCCCAGGGCCTTAAGGCCGAGCGCGGTGCCGATTTCGGCGTATTGGTTGGCGAAGCGCGTGCCCACAATGTCCGGTTTGAGCGGCAGCGTATCAAGATTGACGACAACTTCAGCCATAAGCGGGACTCCCTTTCCGATCGAGCATGGCAGCTTCTAGGGAGCATCGGCCAAGCGGCCGGCGTCCGCAATGGGGCGGTTGCCGGGTCGATCCGCCGGTCGTTATTTCCTCCCCGCTGGCCGAATCGCTTAGGCTTGCAGTCCTGGCGAGGGGAGAAAGCGACCTTGAAATTCGACTTGCCCCTGATTTCCCCGCCGCTGCGGACGATCCTTTCGAACTATCTCAAGACAGCCCGGCTGGTGCTGTTGGCCGTGCTCGTCACCACCCTGCTGGGTACGCTTACCTCTATCAGCGCGCCTTACCTGTTTTCCCGCCTGATCGATCAACTCACGTCGGCGTCAATGGCCGGCGGCCTGCTTTGGGCCTTCATGGCCTATGCCGTGCTGATGGGGGCCGCCTACACGTTCCAGCGCATGTCGAGCTTTCTGACCTTCATGACGTCGGAGAGCCTCAACTTTGTCACCTCGACCGCGTTCTTTGCCCGGCTGCTCGAGAAAACCTCAGACTTTTTTCTCGAGCACAACCCCGCCGAGATCGAGAGCGCCCAGCAGAAGGGCGCCAGTGCGCTCAATATCGTGGTGCAGTTTGCCCTCGCCGCCGTGCTTCCCAGCATCGCCCAGCTCATCCTTGCCCTGGGCCTGTTGGGCACCGTGCTGGATCTGGATATCGCGCTGATCGTTTTCGGCTATGGCGTGGTCTATGTGGCGCTCGTTACCCGCGCCGCCTCGGTAACGCGGCCCCACCTGGACGAAGCCATCGAGCAATCCCAGGCCAGTTCGCGCTTCGTCGGTAACGCAATTTCCTCGATGGACACCCTGCGCCAGTTCCAGTCCGACCGCTGGATGATCGGCCAATTCAACGATCGGGAGCGCACGGTTCTGGACGCCTTCGGCCGCTATGCGATGATCCAGGTGCGCTATGCTTTCGTCTTCGGTCTGGCGCTCACCGCCCAGTTTGCCATCACCCTTTGGCTGCTGGTGCCGCGCGTTGCGGCGGGCGAGCTGACGGTCGGGGATCTCGTGCTGTTCAATACGCTGCTGCTCCAGCTCAACATTCCCTTCCAGATGATGGGCCAGGCGATCCAGCAATTTGCCCAATCCTATTCCAACTTTGTGCCCTTTGCCCGCATGTGGCAGGCCGAGAGCCATGACGATCCGGACAGCACGCGCAGCTTTGCGGTGACCGAAGGCGTTATCGCGTTCACCGACGTGTCCTATCTCTACGGCAATGGCCGCGGGGTTTGCGGGGTGAATTTCACGGCCCGGCGCGGGACCATTACCTATATCATCGGCGATACCGGCTCGGGCAAATCCACGCTCTTCAAGCTGCTGCTGAAAGCCATGCGTCCCGCCACCGGCAGCATCACCATCGATGGGGTGGATCTGGGTTCCATCGCGGGCGCCGACTGGTTTGCCCATGTCGCGGCGGTGCCGCAGGACATCGTGTTGTTGAACGATACCCTCGCGACCAACATCGTGCTCGGCCGCCCGTTCGACCAGGCCCGGCTGCGGCGGGCCGCCGAACGCGCCGCCATTCTGGGCTTCATCGAAGGTCTTGAATCCGGCTTTCAAACAATGGTCGGCGAACGGGGCCTCAAGCTCTCGGGCGGGGAACGCCAGCGCATCGCCATTGCCCGTGCGCTCTATGCCGATCCGGCCATCGTGCTGCTGGACGAAGCAAGCTCGGCGCTCGATGCGGAAACCGAAAAAGACATCATGGACCAATTGCGCCGCCTCCGTGACGAGGTCACCATTATCGCCATCACCCACCGGCTCAGCGTCATCGCCGCCGACGACAATGTGGTCAGGATCGGCAGTACGCCGACATAACGCCGTTGAGGGAGACGGGCGGGGCGTTTCGCGTTACCATTATTGATAATGATGGCTGATGATTTTTGAAACCGAGGTCTTTTCAATGGCGATGAGCGTGCTTTTTATTGGTGGTACGGGGCAGATTTCCTATCCCTGCGTCGAGCGGGCGGTGGCAGCGGGGCATGAGGTCAGCGTCTATAATCGGGGCAAAAGGGGCGGGGCGCTGCCGGCGGGGGTGACCTCGATCATCGGCGAGCTTGGCGGGCCGGACTATGCCGAATTGGCCAAGGCCAGGTATGACGTGGTGTGCCAGTTCATCGCGTTCACGCCTGATCAGGTGGCGCGGGATATCGAGGTGTTTTCCGGCCATTGCGGGCAATATGTCTTCATCTCGTCGGCCTCGGTCTACGAAAAGCCGGCGCGCCATTATGTGATCACCGAGCAGACCCCGGCGATCAATCCCTACTGGCCCTATAGCCAGGCCAAGATTGCCTGCGAAGACCTGCTCAAGGGGACGCAAGAGCTGGACTGGACCATTGTCCGCCCTAGCCACACCGTGCGCACCGGCCTGCCCATCATGATGGGCGACGCCGACATCATGGCGCGGCGCATGCTGGATGGGGAGCCCACGATCGTGGCGGGGGATGGTCATACACCCTGGACGCTGACCCGGTCGGTGGATTTTGCGGTGCCGTTTGTGGGGCTGTTCGGCAAGCCGGCGGCCTTGAACGAGATTTTCCACATCACCAATGATCGCGCCCATATCTGGGACGATATCCAGAAGGCCATTGGCCGGCTGCTCGGCGTCGAGGCCAGAATTGTGCATGTGCCGACCGATACGCTGATCCGGTATAACCCCGACTGGGTGGGGCCGCTGGTGGGGGACAAGGCCTGGACGGCGATCTTTGACAATTCCAAGGTCAAGAGCGTGGCGGGGGATTTCAGCTGCGCGCAAAGCCTTGATGAGATCCTGGCCGAGCCGATCATGCATCTCAAGCAACGCCTGGCCGCCAATCGTCCGCCCAAGGGCGAGTTCGATGCGCTGGTCGACCGGATTTGCCAGGCGCAATTGGCGCTGGGCTAGGCGGATTGCAGCGCGGCACCTGGCCTTTGGGCGGTGCCGCGCCACCGAATCTGGCGGCCACCGGCGCTGGGAACGCGGGCTGTAAGCAT
Proteins encoded in this region:
- a CDS encoding erythromycin esterase family protein; translation: MDSLELRPEAAFEIGHAIKAACQPLPDPDESVAFGAFFEQFADARVVLLGEASHGTSEFYRARAAITRNLITHHGFNIVAVEADWPDASRIDRYVRHRGAGRYDEDSFARFPTWMWRNREVGEFITWLRAHNEALPMERRAEFRGLDVYSLRSSIAAVLHYLDRVDPEGAAMARRRYGCLTPWQSEPAWYGRAVVSGERDPCEDDVVAQLEELLSRQFDYAAKDGEDFADAAQNARIVRAAEQYYRIMYRGSNDSWNLRDRHMFETLQHLLERRGPDAKLIVWAHNSHIGDAAATAMGWRGQFNIGELCRTAFGDSAVLIGFGTDRGSVAAADDWDAPMQIKTVLPSRPDSYERVFRHTGIARSLIDLREPGEVREALSQPRLERAIGVIYRPETELQSHYFEAVLPEQFDAYVWFEDTRAIAPLPSSRPHGVPETYPFGV
- a CDS encoding phosphoribosyltransferase; protein product: MFATSALFTDRREAGRRLAKAVAALGLSDPIVLALPRGGVPVALEVALALRAPLDLLLVRKLGAPGHEEYGIGALVDGADPQIVLNDEAMAIIKPPPDYVEAETQRQLIELERRRKAYLGSRQALPVKGETVVIVDDGIATGSTITVALRALRKAGAAGVVLAVPVAPLDTIDRLREEADGVVCLATPEPFGSVGQHYVSFGQTSDQEVVDLLAAAAAGRHAG
- a CDS encoding GlxA family transcriptional regulator; its protein translation is MPRSIGFVIHPGFQFLDVVGPTAAFEIASRYVPDGYALEILAPSAGMVTSSSGLELAAGPLGTDGLDTIIVSGGQLVWDMAAFHAVVDWLKTIHPRRLASVCSGAFLLAEAGRLDGRLATTHWESTERFRRHYPRVRLEPDRIFTRDGDMWTSAGISAGIDLALALIEDDHGPSIARRTAQQLVVHNRRPGGQSQFSGLLELGGRSGRFAALLDWARANLGEALTVEQLAEHAAMSPRNFSRAFLREMGTTPAKAIEQLRVAAARDAVEAGSSSLEEIARQIGLKDAGRMRRAFLRVLGQSPQLLRRSLRDRV
- a CDS encoding DJ-1/PfpI family protein, whose amino-acid sequence is MRKRGVAGWALLGIAILGAGGFGIWLASLPSGGGAAAPPVPEAEAAAMLETLRPASAERPLIAVIGLNDATETTDYLIPTGILRRANIADVLMLATGPGPVQLYPALKVEPDASIAAFDAAHPDGADYVIVPAMSRDDDPAVMAWLQQQSAKGAIIIGVCAGAKVVGAAGLLDGKRATTHWYYLRQLLQRNPTIDYVADRRFVADGNVVTTTGITASMPMMLTLIEAIAGPQKASAAARDLGLEHWDARHASSAFRFTRPFATTVLANTLAFWNRDEFGIALEPGMDEVSLALVADAWSRTYRSHATTFAASMAPVVTANGLSILPDRDMQDWPAADKVSISSGQSPAAALDQGLAAIADRYGEGTKNVVAMQLEYPQSDAMP
- a CDS encoding cupin domain-containing protein, giving the protein MAEVVVNLDTLPLKPDIVGTRFANQYAEIGTALGLKALGVNYLVVPPGKTSMPFHRHHTSDELFFILSGQGIYRFGDDRIPVRQGDCLGAPAAGAAHQLINTGSEPLRYLALSNNTNAEVIEYPDSGRVRVDVGLSGFHRYDGTFKQGGRLTPLGYWEGENIDDPDSPAD
- a CDS encoding ABC transporter ATP-binding protein, with protein sequence MKFDLPLISPPLRTILSNYLKTARLVLLAVLVTTLLGTLTSISAPYLFSRLIDQLTSASMAGGLLWAFMAYAVLMGAAYTFQRMSSFLTFMTSESLNFVTSTAFFARLLEKTSDFFLEHNPAEIESAQQKGASALNIVVQFALAAVLPSIAQLILALGLLGTVLDLDIALIVFGYGVVYVALVTRAASVTRPHLDEAIEQSQASSRFVGNAISSMDTLRQFQSDRWMIGQFNDRERTVLDAFGRYAMIQVRYAFVFGLALTAQFAITLWLLVPRVAAGELTVGDLVLFNTLLLQLNIPFQMMGQAIQQFAQSYSNFVPFARMWQAESHDDPDSTRSFAVTEGVIAFTDVSYLYGNGRGVCGVNFTARRGTITYIIGDTGSGKSTLFKLLLKAMRPATGSITIDGVDLGSIAGADWFAHVAAVPQDIVLLNDTLATNIVLGRPFDQARLRRAAERAAILGFIEGLESGFQTMVGERGLKLSGGERQRIAIARALYADPAIVLLDEASSALDAETEKDIMDQLRRLRDEVTIIAITHRLSVIAADDNVVRIGSTPT
- a CDS encoding SDR family oxidoreductase, whose protein sequence is MAMSVLFIGGTGQISYPCVERAVAAGHEVSVYNRGKRGGALPAGVTSIIGELGGPDYAELAKARYDVVCQFIAFTPDQVARDIEVFSGHCGQYVFISSASVYEKPARHYVITEQTPAINPYWPYSQAKIACEDLLKGTQELDWTIVRPSHTVRTGLPIMMGDADIMARRMLDGEPTIVAGDGHTPWTLTRSVDFAVPFVGLFGKPAALNEIFHITNDRAHIWDDIQKAIGRLLGVEARIVHVPTDTLIRYNPDWVGPLVGDKAWTAIFDNSKVKSVAGDFSCAQSLDEILAEPIMHLKQRLAANRPPKGEFDALVDRICQAQLALG